DNA from Trichomycterus rosablanca isolate fTriRos1 chromosome 23, fTriRos1.hap1, whole genome shotgun sequence:
gtagtaaaaacataattttatttaGTCAGAGTACAATCTGACACTATTTGCTGACCATTCCTCTATTCCTTCATTTACTGTCATttactgttttaccaccgttttattctagtcagggtcaaggtgggtccTCTGGGTCCAGTTCATTGGGCAAGAGAcaggaaacacagacagacagacacacacacacacacaaacacagtcttATGGTAAAGTTTGAACACTATTTGCTGACTATTccttcatttactgtctgttttaccactgttttattctggtcagggtcacagtgggtccaattgaTTTGGCAAGAGAACGGaaacacatacagacagacacacatactcacacttaTGGTAATGTAAGTAGCTCTAATTAGCCTCACTGCGTGCCTTTGTACCTTGTACTTGTAAAcctacatggacacagggagaacatgcaaactccacacagaaaggactctgatCACCTAGCCAGGGAATCAATCTCAGACCCTATTTGCTGTGAAGCATTGCTGAAtacttattatattttattcataacACTAAATAAGAACAAATCAGTCGACTGATGCTTTTTCTGCCATTCGAGTAATAACAGCGCTTTTCCGATTATTGCAAAAACAGCGCCCTCATGTGGCCAAATAGCAGCGTTACAGAAAACACGAGGAACACAAGCTCCAGTGTACACTAACAGGCCAAAAATATAAGGGCACCCCTTAACTTTCAGTAACATTCATTGCTAACAGATatattaaatcaattatatagaataaaatatatgaTTCCAACATGAGGCAACATTTTCAGGGGAAGGCATAAAGgtatccctgtgcacaaagtgaggttcATAAGGTTCATAACTTAACAAGTTCTAcaaagagctctgacctcaagcTTCAAGCAGAattaaacacctctgggatgaatttgAACGATTACATCAAATATCCAGATATATTTAACAAGCAaatcatttaaatgaataagtAGCTGTCATTAAGGGCCGAACTGcacaaaataattacataattacacaaaatattaatttattaggattttaacatcatgttttacacactttggttacattcataacagaaacggtatttactggttacacaagattcatcagttcacaagtttaatgttaaacacaatcatggacaattttgtatctccagttcacctcacttgcacttctttggactgtggaaggaaaccggagctcccggaggaaacccacgtagacacggggagaacatgcaacctccacacagaaaggacctggaccatcccacctggggatcgaacccaggaccttcttgctgtgaggtgacagtgctacccactgagccaccgtgctggtTTGTAAGAAATAAGTGCATTAGATTATACATTTATGAGGGAGAGGGAGGGATCGACTGacagaaaagggaaaaaaacttCAGATGGTTTGAGTCCAGATTCCACAACTTCAAACAGGTTGGAACAGTTAAATTCCAAAGAACAACTCTAACTCCCCCCACAACCCGTCCACCTGCTGCTGTCACGACCTGCTGCTGCCACAAACACACGTTACTTTTATTACCAGAGAAGAAAAGTCACTTCACCTAGGTTAGATTTAAATCTACAAACCTACAAGCTCACCTGAGCGTCACAACTACAGTTTCATTAAGGTGTTCACGATGACGAGCCAGAGTGGGATTTTAATAAAAGGAGGAAAGGTTGTGAATGAGGATCGATCAGAGTTTGCAGATGTGTACATTGAGAATGGGATTATTCAGGCCGTGGGACCCGAGCTGCAGGTGGATAGAAAGGGGACGCGAGTGCTGGACGCCCGGGGGAAACTGTTACTACCTGGAGGAAtcgatacacatacacatatggAGCTGCAGTTTATGGGCACCGTTGCTGTGGATGATTTCCGTACAGGTACTGAGGTAACAACATttctgcattattattattgggattttttttttatttggtttttgaattttgtattatttttcacttctgttttggtttcagggtttttttttgttgatatagatttttaaagaatttttctgcatatgttttatttacagttaaatcaggtatacagggtgggccatttatatggatacacctaaataaaatgggaatggttggtgatattaacttcctgtttgtggcacattagtatatgggagggggaaaacttttcaagatgggtggtgaccatgggggccattttgaagtcggccattttgtatccaactttagttttttcaatgggaagagggtcatgtgacacatcaaacttattgagaatttcacaagaaaaacaatggtgtgcttggttttaactttattctttcatgagttatttacaagtttctgaccacttataaaatgtgttcaaagtgctgcccattgtgttggattgtcaatgcaaccctcttctcccactcttcacacactgatagcaacaccgcagaagaaatgctagcacagccttccagtatccgtagtttcaggtgctgcacatctcgtatcttcacagcatagacaattgccttcagatgaccccaaagataaaagtctaagggggtcagatcgggagaccttgggggccattcaactggcccacgacgaccaatccactttccaggaaactgttcatctaggaatgctcggacctgacacccataatatggtggtgcaccatcttgctggaaaaactcagggaacgtgccagctttcctagtggattggtcgtcgtgggccagttgaatggcttgtaaataactcatgaaagaataaagttacgttaaaaccaagcacaccattgtttttcttgtgaaattctcaataagtttgatgtgtcacatgaccctcttcccattgaaaaaactaaagttggatacaaaatggccgacttcaaaatggccaccatggtcaccacccatcttgaaaagttttccccctcccatatactaatgtgccacaaacaggaagttaatatcaccaaccattcccattttatttaggtgtatccatataaatggcccaccctgtagaaTAAATGCTGTGGagattttttttgtcttgaaactttagaaataaataaaattaagtacAGTAAAGATtgcacagcatttagcagacacttttatccaaacctTTGACACTTAACAATTTAagcagtaagtaagtaaaggtTAAAGGACTCAAGTGcacagcagtggcaacctgccaaaggcatgaaccagcaaccttctgatttcaagtccagcatttacattttcagaatttagcagatgcctttatccaatgcaacttacagtactgtgacagtataccatCTAaccaactgagggttaaggagcttgctcaagggcccaacagtggcaacctagcagtggtagggcttgaaccagcaaccctctgattaccagtccagtaccttaactactaggctacaacggctCTCTAGTATATAAACTGCTGAGCTAACACTGCCCATATATTccccatatatttatttacaaatacatcCTGAAAAAAGCTTCTTTTGAATCAAAATTATACATTCAGAATCCTAGATCAGTAATGTGGTGGATCTATACCGTATTTTTACTTTGTGACATGACCTCACAATTTCTTGCCCATTATTCTCTGTGTCCATACAAATAGCGCCAGTGGTCTCGTTACGTTTAGCTAATCACATAGACAAAAAACAAAATCAAGGATTACTTAAAACCCCTGATGATGTACAGCTTGCTATACTGTGGATAGTCAGGGTCCAAAAGCTTTAACTTTAAATTATTCAATTACATATGACAATCCAGACAATTTCTCTTTTGACATATGGTGACAGACTGAGGTTTTTTAAATTGAGTAAAGTCAAGTCAAACTGAAAAACTTGGGAAAACTGGGTACTTATTATCATCTCATGCAACTCATCATGGtgcaatgtgtttttaaaatgtattgtgtGCTCCTTTTTATTCTGTGTTCCAGACACACAATAGTGTGTTTTTCTGTCTCTGCAGGCGGCAGTAGCTGGAGGAACCACCATGATTTTGGATTTTGTCATCCCGCAGAAGGGCGCTTCTCTTTTGGAGGCGTATGACAGATGGAGAAGCGTTGCTGACCCAAAAGTTTGCTGTGATTATTCCCTGCATGTAGCCGTTACCTGGTGGGATGACAGTGTATGTCGCTAAATGTTAAATAGCAAAACCTTACAATAGCTTTTCTAGGGGCCACTATAACGGTCAAATAAGTTTACACCAGATACACGGGGTGCCCTTCCTGACCCAACCCTCCAACCCTCGCTTTCACATTAAGCCACATGAGATCACAATAGCTGTCCCAGGGGCCCatactatccttaatccgtccttgatcACAACTGACTTGCTTTACCATTCggaaaccatgggcattaaggCCTAGCTCAAAATAGCCATTCCAGCTAAACAAATATGTTTATTGGGGTCAGGGGGGTCTGTGTCTTTAAAACACACTTGATTAGGTAACGGCCTTCCACAAACTGCAGCCAGTTTAAAGTGATTTAAGTTTAAATCATATCATTTACTTTATacgattgattttatacacctgttggcaATGGCTGAAACACAAGAACTCAaactaggaggggtgtccacctACTTTTGACCAAACAGTGCACATTCACCCATGTAACCATTTAATACTAAGTATTATCAATATGAAACATTCATTTGGACAGGTATGATTGTACAGGTAGAAGTATAAACACCTTACTTAATAAATGTGGCAGTGATTAAAATGAATTCTGTTGAATTAAACATGATTCAAAGATTAATTCTGAAATAATACAGCAATGATCCATTACAGGTGAAGCGGGAGATGGAGACTCTCGTTCGTGAGAAGGGAGTGAACTCTTTCAAGATGTTTATGGCATATAAAGATGTCTTCATGCTACGTGATCATGAACTATACACTGCTTTCTCTCACTGTAAAGAGATTGGGGCCATCGCACAAGTCCACGCTGAGAACGGGGATCTGATAGCTGAGGTGAGCAGAGGTTCACAAATGACACTACTACCTATTTGTATTTGGATTTGTTTTCTCTATGACATGCTTTGAAACGGTGAATCCAAAGTCCACGTTGCCGTTCCCATTCAATGTTTGAAAGGAATTACAGGagcaaaaagtaaataagtaacTACTCAGAGGTCTGGAACAATGTTAAAAGTGGTCTCATAACCAAGGTTCTTACACATTAACCAAGCTGTGCACGTTTTACCCATTATTTCACATTTACACTGGGGGCATGTCCACTAATGCAGATTTTCTTACGTATGGTGGCAAGCTACAAGAACCTACATAAACCTGCAACTTTACATtctgcatttaggagacgcttttatccaaagtgacttacagtactgtgacagtatattgggccttgctcaagggcccaacagtggcaacctggcagtggtggggctttatgTAATGTGATAAAATTAGCCTACTCAAACAAAGAAAAGGTAAGAGGCTAAAAGACTGAACAGCTTTTACCAGTGGAGGTCACCAGATACACACAGTCTGAGGAAAAATAgtccatttttgtttttgtattacatATACAAACTTGACTAATAGACAAGTCAATAAAAAATTTACATACAGTAGTCTTAttacaataaatattattaacaaaGTATATCTGTAAGTTTAAGCAAAACTGTTTGAATACAGTTTACAAGCACATTCACCTGCTTTTATTCATCAGAAGTCATGATGTATTTTAGCTGTAGCATCCGTTTGGGGTCGCTGTTTGTTAAATTTAACAcatattttggttaataagagTATTTTTTCCATTTACATAGCTATTCCCCCAGATTAGATTTACATTGTTTCCTTGGATGTCATGTAACatgaaacactgaaatacaagaGTTCTTATGACTACTTTTTATGactatgttttaaaaaaatgagattaaatatatttaaaaaatcatcaaaaaTGCTTTCCATGATagtacaaagaaaaataatcacCCTTGTGTGtcaaaagtaaacaaaaaaaagggTAACAGCTCTTACCTTATCTTCTGTCCATCCAAATGAAGCATCAAACTTTCTGTGACTTTCCAGGTTTATATCCATTTACGGcattttacattacagttacagtatacagtctgagcaattgagggttaagggccttgctcaagggtccaacagcagcagctcAGCAGTgatccagtccagtaccttaaccactaggctacagcttgccataCTGTCAATACTGTCAGTGACATTTTACACAGAAATGAACgtttgatataataataataataataataataataataataataataataataacaataataataatagtgatgctACCTGTAGCTTTGGATATGTCTCATTGTCACATTTCTCGCATTATTAAGTCTTTTAAAATGACCAGCATCAGAACTACACATggcatacagtatatgcacacTTCTGTGTGTATATGGTAATCCTATACAAATATTgatatatttgtattaatatatcAGTATATCAATGGCTTTTCAATACATCTGGTTATACTGACACAGtgagttttacacactttggaacGGTATTTCTAtttgtatctctagttcacctcacttgtgtgtctttgggctgtgggaggaaaccgcagcctccggaggaaacccacacagacagggggagaacatacaaactccacacagaaaggacccggaccacccaacctggggatcgaacccaggaccttcttgtctATTCTAAATCTATTTTTGCACCATCGTTCGCAAAAACCAAATCCACATTTCTTCCCCTGACATACACCTGACACACAGCACTGAAAGTGTGAGGAACGTGTGTAATTAGGCAAGTTACCTTCTGCAGGTCCTGATTTAATTTCTCCTCGTCTATCTCACATAAGCTGCTGGCCAGACATGTATCTATAAGCTATCATTACCTATGAGCTGCGTGGCTGACTTTCCTTTAACTATTCACGTATTCACATTAATCCCTGCGAACAGAACGAAATAAACTGTGTCTGACTGAACGTGTTACAGGCTGAAAGATGCTGGGGCATTATGGGAAATGTAGTGCCTGTGTGTTGTCCTGTAGTTCGCTCAGAAATTCAGAATAAAACCTTCATGGCTTCTTCAGTTTGTGGTTTGCAACATTTTGGTTTTAACAATGCTCGTGAATTAGACTTTAGTATGATTTATCCAaataactgtattttatagGTGTTTAGttgaaaacagcataaaaaagctTATGAACTTTATTGCCTATTGTAAATATACTCTAAGTTGGGACACTAGCAATAatgtgataaaataaaataaaagtataaataagaTATATTATATAATCACATATAATAATTAgtgatgcatcaataccattttttcccaaccgagtacaagtacatgtatttttctacttgccgataccgataccaatacctattaagaatacctttttttttttaacaaaaacacacgtgagaagtgacgagaagtttaatgataccacgtccaaaaatgcacgtcaacaagtagcgagtgatcaaagtgtttgtgcgctgacgtgatgaaatcaaggaggaaaaataaatgaatctgagtggatttggcaacacggatagcatggattgttctgtagtgagttggaggttaataaatatttttgcaatgttggtgttttgttgttatgttttgtagaggacgatcaggtcagaaatactgtaaaacgagtgtgtgccagtgtattctgatataaactatattatccccctgtcccacctgtttacactcctctcctgcgtttcccctcacaccgtatcctgcgttctcattggctgttcgacatgtcactcattcccagtcgcacaactgagatcagatatctgacgtgctagaaaactcgatccggtcgccgagcgctcggcgagccggtcggatcgagttgttggatagttcacacttagcgatcgagagccgagttttgatcgccgagtgaacgccgagttgctcccgagccggtaaatctagcgccgacaggccggcgagcgaaaatcagggcataaatcgtgtagtgtgaactaggcataacacagCAACGTgcaggtatcggatgtttagtatcggagcctcgtttgtgAGTACGAGTAccagttaatgagcgcggtatcgggcaaatacccgataccagtatcggtactcatgcatctctaattattatattatattataaggagtatattgtggcgccggcgagcaggaaggatagcgtcagggccgcgagtgagctgcctttggcagttcattcagtggtttagggacagacacccattcatacacacatacattcatacagcagacaaacatataagctacttacccaaccctcaccgcagccaccccactcccaacaacgggatacacggctacggtgagcttagacaccactgccgcaaggctttctgggtaaagcctgtgccgacgctacaatatattagtacagtatagtatgtgtatataaattaTGGGAGTATAAAGGGTAAATTTACGTAAAGCTCAGTTGTTTATAAACAAGgatttgttgtattttgtcACTGGGCAAAACATCTATATGAGCAAATAATTCAACTGAAGAACAGCTTTTCTGCAAACTAACATCCTTACATATAAACAGTGTTTTGCTAGTGTTACCAATGtgcaatgtactgtatatatgaatgaTCACTACTTTATGTGTCATTGTAGGGGGCCAAAAAGATGTTATCTTTGGGTATTACAGGCCCCGAGGGTCACGAGCTGTGCCGCCCTGAGGAGGTAGAAGCAGAGGCAACCCAGCGTGCCATCACCATTGCCCATGCTGCAAACTGTCCGTTGTATGTGGTGCATGTCATGAGCAAATCCGCCGCTAAAGTGGTGGCCAATGCTCGCAGAAATGGTAGGTAAGGGATGTTAGCATGCTAATCATGGGATCTGTTGACAATCTGAGGCAATGCAACAACCACATGTAACAAATGTCACAAATCTCATTTTATTAACACATTAAACTTGTTAATGTAAAGGTTATTTTAATTGAGTGTAATTTAAGATTAACAATGTGCATGTGCAGCTGATAAATCTGCAGCAACTGCATGTTGCAGTCATATTAACACAGATTATTATTCTCAaaaaatcattataaataattagctTGAGAGTACAAGGACAGTTATTTTTACTGCATAGGTAAATTATCATGTATTGTATTTCCTGTATTGGTTTTCACATCTCCGGTgattttattaaacatgttaCATTAGGGCGAGTGGTGTTCGGTGAGCCCATAGCAGCTGGCCTTGGCAGGGATGGCACTCATTACTGGCACAATGACTGGGCACATGCTGCAGGATTTGTTATGGGACCCCCACTGAGGCCAGATCCTAGTACACCTGGCTACCTGATGGACCTGCTTGCCAAGTATGCACCACATTTTACTAGAACACAGAAACATAATAAATCTGAAATATCTGAATAGTGTACCCATTAATGCcattatagattagataaaAGTACTAATGGCCTATTATACTAACCTATCATTTTAGTGATGATCTGAATGTAACTGGGACTGATAACTGCACATTCTCAGTGTGTCAGAAAGCACTGGGCAAGGACGACTTCACCAAAATCCCCAATGGGGTCAATGGAGTAGAGGATCGCATGTCTGTCATCTGGGAGAATGGAGTGGTCAGTAACTTTACTTTCtttacttacatattatttatttttaccacaTTATTTACAGTACTTTCTATATAGTTCTTATCATTCTGGTCTTGGTATAAGACTAGTGCCAATCTACTGCAGAGCAGCACTCACTGacccattcacttactcacacatgGAGGAAACCAGCACAGggaaaacataccaaactcatcACAGACAGTCACAGGCAATGATCAAACATATTGTTACACAatgcttttaaatttaaaaagtgCAGTTCTATTTATAAACTATATGGACAAGagattgggacaccccttctagttTTTAAATGCATGTGTTTTGGCCACAAAAAGTGCAACAAggaataataaatcaattatataaaaggaATTATGTGCTTCTAAttttgcagtaacagtttatggaaggaccttttctgttccagcccGACTAGGGGTGGTA
Protein-coding regions in this window:
- the dpys gene encoding dihydropyrimidinase; translation: MTSQSGILIKGGKVVNEDRSEFADVYIENGIIQAVGPELQVDRKGTRVLDARGKLLLPGGIDTHTHMELQFMGTVAVDDFRTGTEAAVAGGTTMILDFVIPQKGASLLEAYDRWRSVADPKVCCDYSLHVAVTWWDDSVKREMETLVREKGVNSFKMFMAYKDVFMLRDHELYTAFSHCKEIGAIAQVHAENGDLIAEGAKKMLSLGITGPEGHELCRPEEVEAEATQRAITIAHAANCPLYVVHVMSKSAAKVVANARRNGRVVFGEPIAAGLGRDGTHYWHNDWAHAAGFVMGPPLRPDPSTPGYLMDLLANDDLNVTGTDNCTFSVCQKALGKDDFTKIPNGVNGVEDRMSVIWENGVHSGKMDENRFVAVTSSNAAKIFNLYPQKGRIAKGSDADLVIWDPNAIRVISAKTHHQAVDYNIFEGMKCHGVPLVTISGGRVVYENGVLLTEPGTGRFIPRKPYADFVYKRIRQREEVGQPSPVARKPYGGEVISLA